The proteins below are encoded in one region of Anaerosporomusa subterranea:
- a CDS encoding NADH-dependent [FeFe] hydrogenase, group A6, whose protein sequence is MEKVTVTIDGRKVEVPKTATVLEAAQAAGVKVPTLCYHPELRPEGACRVCMVEVKGARSLVASCVYPVNDGMVVNTNTADVREGRKTVVELLLANHPQDCFSCARNLNCELQSIAADLGIRKIRFDGEQTNYPLDDKNPCLVRDQSKCILCGRCIRACSERQGVHVYSFTNRGFNTTVSPAFGQGLDQVACTYCGQCSAVCPTAAIVEKDDTASVWKAISDPTKHVVVQTAPAVRVALGEALGLDHGTIVTGKMVAALRRIGFDKVFDTNFSADLTILEEGSELIERLTHGGTMPMITSCSPGWVNFIELMYPDLLDHLSTAKSPQQMFGALTKTYYAEKSGIDPKNIVSVSIMPCTAKKAEAVRPEMNSSGYQDVDYVLTTRELGRMIREAGLDFAALPSEEYDAPLGISTGAGMIFGATGGVTEAALRTVVEIVTGKPLDNIEFKDVRGMTGLKEAVVPVGDLQVKVAVAHTLANARIILDKIRKGEADYQFIEIMACPGGCIGGGGQPVPVCAEVREKRIGSIYDCDQAYEIRKSHENPAIQELYSTWLGKPLGEKSHKLLHTHYHPQHKK, encoded by the coding sequence GTGGAAAAAGTTACAGTTACGATAGATGGCAGAAAAGTTGAAGTCCCGAAAACCGCTACAGTATTAGAGGCCGCGCAAGCCGCCGGCGTGAAAGTTCCCACGCTCTGCTACCATCCCGAGCTTAGGCCGGAAGGCGCTTGCCGGGTCTGCATGGTTGAGGTTAAAGGCGCTCGCAGCTTGGTTGCTTCCTGCGTATATCCTGTCAATGACGGCATGGTGGTTAATACCAACACCGCCGATGTTCGCGAAGGCCGCAAAACAGTGGTTGAACTGCTTCTGGCCAACCATCCGCAAGATTGCTTTTCCTGCGCTCGCAATTTGAATTGCGAACTGCAGAGCATCGCCGCTGATTTAGGCATCCGCAAAATTCGTTTCGATGGTGAGCAAACCAACTATCCGTTGGATGATAAGAATCCTTGCCTTGTCCGCGACCAATCCAAGTGTATCCTCTGCGGACGCTGCATTAGAGCCTGCAGTGAGCGGCAAGGTGTTCATGTTTACAGTTTCACAAACCGCGGCTTCAATACTACTGTATCGCCTGCTTTCGGCCAAGGCCTAGATCAGGTTGCTTGCACCTATTGCGGCCAATGCTCGGCAGTTTGCCCAACTGCGGCCATTGTTGAAAAAGATGACACAGCATCGGTTTGGAAAGCAATTAGCGATCCCACCAAGCACGTCGTAGTGCAAACTGCTCCAGCAGTTCGTGTTGCGCTGGGTGAAGCGCTTGGTCTTGATCATGGTACGATTGTCACCGGCAAAATGGTGGCTGCGCTTCGCAGAATCGGCTTTGATAAAGTCTTTGATACCAACTTTTCTGCTGACCTCACGATTCTGGAGGAAGGATCTGAACTGATAGAACGATTAACGCACGGCGGAACCATGCCGATGATTACCTCTTGCAGTCCCGGCTGGGTTAACTTTATCGAGCTGATGTATCCCGATCTGCTCGATCACCTATCTACTGCTAAATCGCCGCAACAGATGTTTGGCGCCCTGACCAAAACCTACTATGCGGAAAAATCGGGAATTGATCCGAAAAACATTGTCTCAGTATCCATCATGCCTTGTACCGCCAAGAAGGCCGAGGCAGTCCGCCCTGAAATGAATTCAAGCGGTTACCAGGACGTAGATTATGTTCTGACCACGCGTGAACTCGGTCGGATGATTCGCGAGGCCGGACTTGACTTTGCCGCCTTGCCGTCAGAAGAATATGACGCTCCGCTCGGCATCTCGACAGGAGCAGGCATGATCTTTGGTGCGACCGGTGGTGTTACAGAAGCTGCACTGCGCACTGTGGTAGAGATTGTTACCGGAAAACCGCTGGATAACATTGAATTCAAAGATGTTCGCGGCATGACCGGATTAAAAGAAGCTGTTGTGCCGGTCGGTGATCTTCAGGTTAAGGTTGCGGTCGCGCATACCTTGGCGAATGCGCGGATTATTCTTGATAAAATCAGAAAAGGCGAAGCAGACTATCAATTTATTGAGATCATGGCTTGCCCAGGCGGCTGCATCGGCGGCGGCGGTCAGCCAGTTCCTGTATGCGCTGAAGTAAGGGAGAAGCGCATCGGCTCAATTTATGATTGTGATCAGGCGTATGAAATCCGCAAATCACACGAGAATCCGGCGATTCAGGAGTTGTACTCAACCTGGCTGGGCAAACCGCTTGGCGAAAAATCGCATAAGCTGTTGCATACTCATTATCACCCGCAGCATAAAAAGTAA
- a CDS encoding redox-sensing transcriptional repressor Rex: MKEHIVISKATIDRLPVYFRILRSVQDEGVEIISSEDIGRRIGITPEQIRKDLASFGEFGKKGVGYYVRDLIRNIGEILGLHHDWNIAIVGMGHLGWALANYRNFGSLGFNLAAMFDVDPDKVGRTINGVEVYHIECLQQISMEKDIQIGVIAVPAAQAQAAADALVAAGVRGIWNFAPIRLNVPEDVRLVSEDLSIGLSSISYYLTRSTKK, translated from the coding sequence ATGAAAGAACATATTGTTATTTCTAAAGCAACGATAGACAGATTGCCGGTTTACTTTCGCATTCTTCGCTCAGTTCAAGATGAAGGTGTAGAAATTATCTCGTCAGAAGACATTGGACGCCGAATTGGTATCACCCCGGAACAAATTCGTAAAGATCTGGCTTCCTTCGGTGAATTTGGCAAGAAGGGTGTCGGCTACTATGTGCGTGATCTCATCCGAAATATTGGCGAGATACTAGGGTTGCACCATGATTGGAACATAGCTATCGTTGGGATGGGTCACCTTGGTTGGGCTTTAGCAAATTACCGTAATTTCGGGAGCTTGGGATTTAATCTGGCAGCGATGTTTGACGTTGATCCCGACAAAGTCGGCAGGACAATCAATGGTGTTGAGGTATATCACATTGAATGCCTGCAGCAAATCAGCATGGAAAAAGACATCCAAATTGGCGTTATCGCCGTACCGGCTGCCCAGGCTCAAGCCGCGGCGGACGCATTAGTTGCTGCTGGCGTACGCGGGATATGGAACTTTGCGCCAATACGATTAAATGTGCCTGAGGATGTTCGCTTAGTGAGTGAAGATTTGTCAATCGGACTCAGCAGTATCTCTTATTATCTGACTCGATCAACAAAAAAATAA